CCGCGGCGAAGGTGGCGGCAAACTCGGTCGTCAGCGACAGCAACGCCTGCAGGCACGGCCGCACCTGTGTCCAATCCGCATCCAGGCCGTCGCCCGCTTCGGTCGATTCGCACTGACTTGCCAGAAACGCCGCCTCGTCGAAAAAGCCCTGGAAGGGCTTCCGCAGTTTCAGCTTCATGCGCGGCGGCCAGTCAGCGTCGGCCTCGAGAATGGTCTGAAAATGCGGCCCGCAGGCCGCCGTGCCTTGCCGGGCCGCCACGGCGAGCTGTTGCACCGCCAGCGCGCAGCGGGCCATATTCGCCGCTTGCGCGGCCGCCGTGGCCAGTTCCGGCTCCCATTCCTTCGCCCACTCGTGCACCGCGGCGCGGAACCAGTCGCGCCATTGCACCGGTTCGGCATCGGCCAGGGCCTGACGTTGCGCGGCAAACCAGCCCGCGGGCGACGGCAGCGTTTGGGTGTAGGTGTGGACCTGACGCACCATCGCCCGGATGCCTTCCACGTCACCCTGACCGTAGCGCCGGATCAATTCCCGCACCGCCACAGACAGCTCGCCGGCGCCGGCAAAGCGGGGCGCGAGACTCGCCTCCAACGCATGTTCGATGAGCGGCCGGGTTTGTTGTTCATCGAGCACCTTCATCGCCGGATCCAGTCCCAGCAGGTGGAAGTTTTCGCGGACCAATTGAAGGCAGAACCCATGCAGCGTGCAGATGCGGGCCGAATCGAGCAGCGCAAGCTGTTCCTGCCACCAGCGGGACTGCTCCGCTTCCGTGCTCGCCTCAGCCGCCTGCATCAAGCGCAGACGCAGCCGGTGCCGCATTTCGGCCGCGGCCGCCTCGGTGAAAGTGACCAGCAGCACATTCTCGATCGAGCAACCGCCCGCCAGCAATGCGGCGCAGCGCTCCACCAGCGTGCTCGTTTTGCCGGTGCCCGCGCCGGCCACGACAATCACGTTGCCGCGCGCCTGCACGGCGTCTTGTTGGGATGGCGTCAAGGGCATGCCGAAGGATCGGTCAAGGAGTTGAGGGTTTGGGTTTGCGCGCCTCCAACCGGCGGAATGCCATCGTCCACGGATCAAACCGGCACACGGCCCGGTAGGCGCAACGGTCGCAGGCCGTTTCCTGCTTGAAGCGATACGGCGAAACCTCCGCGTCGCCGCGAAAAATCGCCCGTCCAATCTCGCGCAACTTGGCGATGGCGCCGTTGACCAGGCCGGCAAATTCGGCGGAGGTCAGGGCTTCGTTACCCCGCTTTGAAAACGAGTTGTCCCGGTTTTTGCTGAAACGAAACTGGTCGCCCTTGGATTCCCCACGCGCGTCAAACAGTTCCAGCACGCCGCCGTCGAACCGGCCGCGATGTTGAAAGCCCGCCCGCGTGTCCACCGCGGAAGCCGCCGCCTCTGCGCGCGTCGCCGCCGTCAACGGGCGCGTTCGCAACGGCACGTAAAAGCCGCCGGCCGCCCGCAGGCGCGGAGCGCCGAACCACGCCGCCGCCTCGGGCTGATGAGTCAAGGCGGCAAGATACGCGAGCAACTGCAATTCGAGCCCGTGCTCGATTTTGACCGCGTCCATCTGCTTGCCACCCGATTTGTAATCCAGGATGACCACCAACGTCTCTCCCGTTTCGGTCGGGCAGAGGTCCACGCGATCAACGCGGCCCCGCAGTTTCAGCGAGCGCCCTTCGCCCAGGTCAATGCCCCAAGCGGGCAGCGCCGCGCCGGGAAGGCCGAAGCTCACCTCCACCGCGGCGGGATCGAAGCCGTATTGCCGGGCCCAGCCCACCAGCGTTTCAATGAGTTGCTCCAGGTTGTTCAACAGCAGCGACGCCGTAAACCGGGCCGCGTCGTCCACGTTCAGCAGGCCGCCGCGGTATTCCTGGATCACGGATTGCCCGATTTCCCGAACCCATTGACGCGCCTCCGCCGGCGCCAGGTCGCGCCAGCATTTTCCCGCGTCGCGCACGCGGAGGTGAAATCGCTGCAACACCTCGTGTTGAAAACTGCCCCGCTCCCGCGCATCGACGACAAATTCCTCCCGCTCCTGCGTGCGCAGTGCCCGCGCCGCGAGGAAGTGGAACGGACAGGCGGTAAAATCCTCCAGCGCACTCACCGACGTGGCGAGTTCATTGCCATAGAGGCGGTGCGCGACATCGTCGCCCAGGCGAACCGCCTGCAAGGCAAGGCGCGCGTTCGCCCAACGTTGCACCACCGGCGCAAATTCCTCGCCGCCGGCCAAAGCGTCCAGGCCGTCAGGAGCGGGCGTGATTTGACCTTCGCCTTCGTCCGCCACACGGGCCGATTGGCGGCTCAGAATGGGCTCAACCAGTTCCGTCCGATGCCGCGCACCCGTCCAGTCCGGGGCTGTGAAGGTCGTTTCGCAAACGCCGGGGACAGCGCGTTTGATGGCCGCCACGAACGCGGACGGATTGAGCGTTTCGCCCGCGGCCTTCACGTTGGCCCAGGTGGCGGTCAATTCACGGCTGGCGCGCGTGAAGGCGATGTAACCAAAGTAGCGTTCGTGGCCGAGTTGCTGTTTCAGGCCCGCGCCCAAGGCCACGCCGCGCGCCTCCAGTTCCAGCCGGTCCGAATCCGTCAGCAGCACGCCCGGCGTGGGCGGCGCCGGGAAAACGCCCTCATTCAACCCGAGCACAAAGACCCGTTGCAGATCCGGATTGCGCGACCGATCCACGCTGCCCACGAGCACCTGGTCGAGCGAGGGCGGAATCACCCCCACGGTCAATCCCGCCAGCCCCGCTTCCACAATCGGCAGCCAGTCGCGCAACGGCAGGGTGGTCGGCCCGAAGGCGCGCTCCAGATTGTCCAGCCAGTCATTCAACTGCGTCCACACCGTTTCGTGCGCCGCGCTGTTGACGTCCAGATCGGCCGCCCGTTGGCGCCAGGCGGCGAGCGTTTCTTCCACCGGCAAGTCGCGCCACAACCGCCGGATGGCCGCCGCGAGCAGTGCGCCATCCGGATTGAATCCGGCCCGCTGGAGCGGCTCTGCAAATCTCGCGAACGGTGGCAGAATGTGCTGCCGCAGGCGTTCCAGCTCTGGTGCCCGCCCGGGTTCATCCGGCAACGCGAACGGTTCATGCCAGACGCGCCCCACCCAGCCGCGCTTTAACGCCTCGTTTTCCAGCCAGTCCACGTCCTCGTCGGACACGTTCACCAGCCCGGTCTTCAACGCGCCGAACCAATCCTCCTGTCGCCAGTCGAATGTCACCGTGCGCAACGCATAACGCGTGAGCTCGGCCAGCGGGTGATGTGTCACCACCTCGCGCCGGTCGAGGAACAACGGAATCTCGTAGCGGCGCAGCACCCGGCGCAACACGTCGTGGTAATCCTCCAACGAACGGACCAGAATGGCGCAATCGCGGAACCGTCCCCCGCCCTGCACGTGCTGCAAAATTTCCCGCGCGGCAAAGGTTGCCTCGGCTTCGGCATCCGTGCAGGCCACCAGGCGGATGGAAGATGGCGCGGCAGTGTCCGCAACCGGCGCCGCGCCTGCCCGTTCGTGGCCCGCGGCCCAGACGCGTTCCAACGCGGCCAGTTGCGGCGCGTTCGCAAACCGGCTGTGCACCGGATCCCGGGTCAACACGGACACCGCCGGACTGGCCCCCAAGGCTTGCGCCACCGCCTCCCGACAGCGGCCGAACGTGCGCCCCACAACCGTCCAGGGCGAAAGCCACGAGACCTCCGCCAGCGGTTCGCTTTCGAGACAAAAGGCCAGCGTGACGCGTTCCGCATGCGGCACCAGCGCCGCCAGCAAGGCAATTTCCTGCGGTGTCATTTCGGCGAAACCATCCAGCCACAGTCCCGCGAGCGGGAGCCGCCGGCCTCCCTCAAACCCGCTGCGCAAGGCTTCCGTCGCCAGGTCGAGCAGCCGGCTGGCATCCTCCAGCTTCCGCCCGTCCGTTTGCGCCTGTTGCAGCCATGCTTCGTAATGCCCCAGCAGCAGGGCGAGATCGTCCAGCTTTTCCGCCAGCCGCCCTGATCCGCGCGTCGTCGCTGCCAAGGCCGTCAGCCTCGCAGGCGAAACGCGGTGGCACTGGAATTCCCGCAACAACTGGCTGAGCTGGGTGGCAAAGCCGGTGAGCCGCGCGCTGGCACGGAAGATTTTCAACCCGGCATGATGCTGCGCGAGCAGGGCGCGAAGCACCATCACCCGCCCCGCCTCGCTGAGCAGCTCGGGAAACGGCCGCTCAAACTGGTCGAGAACAAACGCGGCGAGACGCTCGAAGGAAAGAATCTGCAGCCGGGAATAGCCCGCCAGCCCGGTGGTGGACAGCAACTGGCGTTCGATCTGAAACGTCGCCTGCTTCGGCGCAAGAAACACGAGCGGCGGGCCGTCGGGCGCGCGGCAGAGTTCCGCACGCACTTCCTCGACACAGCGGAACGTCTTGCCGCTGCCGGCCGGGCCGAGAAGGAATTGCACGTGCATGCCGCAGCTTTTCTGGAAAGCCGCCGCGCGCCAAGCAATTTACGGTGTCCGTTGGGAGGAACGAGAGCAGGTGTCCGCAGTCGAGGCGCGTAAACGAGGACCTCGATGATTTTACGCCTCAACCCGTTTGCCGGGCTGCGGGTGAACCACCTTGATTTTGGGATGCCGGGCGCGGATGTGATGCTCAAACCATTTCCGCGCGGCGTCGTCGCCATGTGTGAGCAGCACCACCCGCGGGTCCACCTTCCCGACGAAATCCAGCAGATCCTGCCGGTTCGCATGGGCAGTCAAATCGAAGTCGAGCAGCTCGCAGCGGCGGACGGCTTCACCCCCGCTGGGGCTGAACAGGAACTTTTCCCCCGGCCTGGCTGCCTTGAGCCGGCCGCCGGGCGTCTCCGGATCCGCGTAGCCGACAAAGAAAATTCCGTGCCTTTCGTCAGTCATCATGCGCAGCGCCAGGTCGTGCGCAGCCGTGTGTTCGCTCATCATGCCCGAGGTGATGACAAAAATGCGCCCGCCGCCCAGCTTCATTTTGCGCATCTGCTCGGGGTCCGCGACGATCAATTCAAGCGTCTCGTGCAACAGCAGGTTGCTGTGCTGGCGATGCGTCCGGTGCGCCTGCAAATCGTAAATTTCCGAGAACACGCGGCCGAGCCCGCCGATGTAGATGGGCTGGCGCTTGAGGCGCCCCTCGCGCATGAGCAGCGCCAGCAGCGTCAGGATTTCCTGCGTGCGCCCCAGTGCAAAGGCGGGAATCAGCACGCTGCCCTTCCGCTTGAGCACACGCTGGATGGCCTGGGCCAGCCGTTCGATTTCCGCCTCACGGGTGAAACCCTTCGGCACCGCGCGGTTGCCCCGCGTCGTTTCGAGGATCAACACATCCGCCTGCACGTCCTCGAAACGCGCGGCCCGCAGGATGGTCTGGTCATGAAAACACACGTCGCCCGTGTAGAACATCGTCTCCTTGCGGCCGCGCACCATGACGCCGGCCGAGCCGAGCGTGTGGCCGGCGTCCAGGAATTCCAGCGTGGGCGAGGGCTGCCCGCTACGCGACTTGTGAAAAGCCGCCCATTCAATCTCGCGGTTGTAGCGGAAGCCCTGAAACAAAGGCGCGATTTCCTCCACTTCACCGTGCGTGAAAAGCGGGTATTCGCGGATGCCGCGTTCCTCGCGTTCGCGCATCATCACATTGACGGAGTTGTGG
The window above is part of the Verrucomicrobiia bacterium genome. Proteins encoded here:
- a CDS encoding PD-(D/E)XK nuclease family protein, whose protein sequence is MHVQFLLGPAGSGKTFRCVEEVRAELCRAPDGPPLVFLAPKQATFQIERQLLSTTGLAGYSRLQILSFERLAAFVLDQFERPFPELLSEAGRVMVLRALLAQHHAGLKIFRASARLTGFATQLSQLLREFQCHRVSPARLTALAATTRGSGRLAEKLDDLALLLGHYEAWLQQAQTDGRKLEDASRLLDLATEALRSGFEGGRRLPLAGLWLDGFAEMTPQEIALLAALVPHAERVTLAFCLESEPLAEVSWLSPWTVVGRTFGRCREAVAQALGASPAVSVLTRDPVHSRFANAPQLAALERVWAAGHERAGAAPVADTAAPSSIRLVACTDAEAEATFAAREILQHVQGGGRFRDCAILVRSLEDYHDVLRRVLRRYEIPLFLDRREVVTHHPLAELTRYALRTVTFDWRQEDWFGALKTGLVNVSDEDVDWLENEALKRGWVGRVWHEPFALPDEPGRAPELERLRQHILPPFARFAEPLQRAGFNPDGALLAAAIRRLWRDLPVEETLAAWRQRAADLDVNSAAHETVWTQLNDWLDNLERAFGPTTLPLRDWLPIVEAGLAGLTVGVIPPSLDQVLVGSVDRSRNPDLQRVFVLGLNEGVFPAPPTPGVLLTDSDRLELEARGVALGAGLKQQLGHERYFGYIAFTRASRELTATWANVKAAGETLNPSAFVAAIKRAVPGVCETTFTAPDWTGARHRTELVEPILSRQSARVADEGEGQITPAPDGLDALAGGEEFAPVVQRWANARLALQAVRLGDDVAHRLYGNELATSVSALEDFTACPFHFLAARALRTQEREEFVVDARERGSFQHEVLQRFHLRVRDAGKCWRDLAPAEARQWVREIGQSVIQEYRGGLLNVDDAARFTASLLLNNLEQLIETLVGWARQYGFDPAAVEVSFGLPGAALPAWGIDLGEGRSLKLRGRVDRVDLCPTETGETLVVILDYKSGGKQMDAVKIEHGLELQLLAYLAALTHQPEAAAWFGAPRLRAAGGFYVPLRTRPLTAATRAEAAASAVDTRAGFQHRGRFDGGVLELFDARGESKGDQFRFSKNRDNSFSKRGNEALTSAEFAGLVNGAIAKLREIGRAIFRGDAEVSPYRFKQETACDRCAYRAVCRFDPWTMAFRRLEARKPKPSTP
- a CDS encoding MBL fold metallo-hydrolase produces the protein MRITNLNPDSNIGASSWLVELEGHRLLLDAGTHPRHDGNASLPLYQQVAEQEVDAIAISHCHLDHVGSLPVAIRHFPKAHVLMTELSYFIVERVLHNSVNVMMREREERGIREYPLFTHGEVEEIAPLFQGFRYNREIEWAAFHKSRSGQPSPTLEFLDAGHTLGSAGVMVRGRKETMFYTGDVCFHDQTILRAARFEDVQADVLILETTRGNRAVPKGFTREAEIERLAQAIQRVLKRKGSVLIPAFALGRTQEILTLLALLMREGRLKRQPIYIGGLGRVFSEIYDLQAHRTHRQHSNLLLHETLELIVADPEQMRKMKLGGGRIFVITSGMMSEHTAAHDLALRMMTDERHGIFFVGYADPETPGGRLKAARPGEKFLFSPSGGEAVRRCELLDFDLTAHANRQDLLDFVGKVDPRVVLLTHGDDAARKWFEHHIRARHPKIKVVHPQPGKRVEA